Genomic DNA from Brenneria izadpanahii:
TATTACGTGACTGCGATCCGTTGCTTTATCAGTACGTGGATGGAGGAGGGTTCTTTACATCGCATGGTCAGCCAAGCAAACAAATCCGGCTGGTACGCTATATCTACGCTCAGCGCTATCTTGAGCACCACGATCCCGAGTTTGTGCGCCGCTGTGAAAGGGTGCGGGGTCAGTTTCTGCTTACAACCGCGTTGTGTGGATTGGTGGTTATCAGCCTGATAGCGATGCTGATTTGGTATTGAACACATGAACTGTTATCGATAGTAAAAGGCGATCCGCTAAGAATCGCCTTTTTTATGTTTCGCAGATCCCCGCCGGCGGCCACGGATACCGTGTTAAGCATCCGTAATCAACCGGCCTTGCCTATCGCTAGATCAGCTTTAATGCCAGCCAGTACAAGGCGCCCGATAATAACAATGAGACCGGCAGCGTCAGTACCCAGGCCAACAGGATGTTTTTCACCGTTTTGCTCTGAACGCCGCCGCCATCAACGATCATCGTTCCCGCCACCGCGGATGACAATACATGGGTAGTGGAAACCGGCATCCCGGTATAACTGGCGACCCCAATCGACAACGCGGCCGTTACCTGCGCCGATACGCCCTGCGCGTAGGTCATCCCTCTCTTGCCGATTTTCTCGCCGATGGTGGTGGCGACTCGCTTCCAGCCCACCATGGTTCCCAGCGAAAGCGCCAGCGCTACGGCGACGATGATCCAAATCGGCGCATATTCGACAGTCTGCAGCAGATCCTTACGCAGATTGCTCAGGTAGCGTTTATCATCAAACTGCGTTTCCGGCAGCTTGATAACCCGATCCATAGTATCGGCAATGCACATCAGCAACCGCCGCGTCTTGCCGCGATCGTATGCGCTTAGCTGCTCATAGCTTTTCAGGTTATTGAGCAGATTCTGCGTCTGCTCGATAGCCATCATGACGCGGGAACTATCGCAGTAGAATTCCGTCGCGCCGTTCTCATCAGCGGGAATACTCTTTTCTTCCGTCGGAATCAACGGCGGCGACAGGTCGATAACATGCCCCAGCGCGGCGCCATGCTGCAGATAATATTCCTGCAGGTTAATCACCGAATCGCGGGTACGGCTGATGTCATAGCCGGAGGCATTAATATTGACGATGAACCCGGCCGGCGCCACGCCGATCAACACCAGCATAATCAAACCAATACCTTTCTGACCGTCATTGGCTCCGTGCGAAAAGCTAACGCCGATGGCCGATAAGATCAGTGCGGTGCGCGTCCAGAACGGCGGTTTCCGTTTGCCATCCTGCTTTTCACGATCGACAGGCGTTAGGTGGACGCGTTTGCGCTTTTTACTGTTGTTCCAGAAACGGCGCAGCAGGAACACCATCACGCCGGCAATAACCATCCCGACGATCGGCGACAGAATGAGCGACAGAAAGATGCTGACCATTTTGGGAATATTGAGCGCATCCACTACGGACGTATCCGTCAGCAAGGCATTGGTTAAACCGATGCCGATGATGGCGCCAATCAACGTGTGCGAGCTTGAAGCGGGAAGCCCGAAATACCAAGTGCCGAGGTTCCAGATAATGGCGGCAAGCAGCATGGAAAAGACCATTGCCAAACCATGGGCCGAACTGACATTCAGCAATAAATCGGTTGGGAGCAGGTGAACGATGGCGTAAGCGACGCTTAACCCCCCCAGCAGCACCCCCAGAAAGTTAAATACGCCCGCCATAACAACAGCGAACTGCGCTTTCATTGCGCGAGTATAGATAACGGTAGCGACGGCGTTGGCGGTATCGTGGAAGCCATTAATAGCTTCATAAAACAATACAAACAACAAAGCCAGAATCAACATCAGGCCGGTGTAATAATCCAGTCCGGCAAATAAATGTAGCATAATCGTTAGGCCATTCAGTGGTCATGAACGCGGCGCATTATCTGCGACAAGAGGTAGTGGGGAAAAGAGAAATATGACATTTTTTTGACTTAGCATATTACAGCATATGGCAAAAACGACGATTAATTAATAAAAATCAAATGATTATAATTTTTTACCAAACAACGTAAATTGTTACGCTAGTATCTGACTGAAACGAACACTACAATTTGCCGCCCTGAAGGCCGAAGACCCTCATAATCAGAGCAGATATAACCGGAGAATTTATCGTGGAACAGTTTGACGTTGTCATCATTGGCGCCGGCGCGGCGGGATTGTTCTGTGCCGCACAGGCCGGACAACGGGGACTACGCGTGCTGCTGCTCGACAACGGCAAAAAGCCGGGGCGTAAAATTTTGATGTCCGGCGGGGGACGCTGCAACTTTACCAATCTATATGCCGAACCTGCCGCTTATCTGTCTCTGAATCCTCATTTCTGCAAATCCGCCCTGGCGCGATATAGCCAATGGGATTTCATCAGCCTGGTGAACAGCCATAATATCGCC
This window encodes:
- the uspB gene encoding universal stress protein UspB, which translates into the protein MISTFALFWALCVVCIINMARYYSSLRVLLLVLRDCDPLLYQYVDGGGFFTSHGQPSKQIRLVRYIYAQRYLEHHDPEFVRRCERVRGQFLLTTALCGLVVISLIAMLIWY
- the pitA gene encoding inorganic phosphate transporter PitA translates to MLHLFAGLDYYTGLMLILALLFVLFYEAINGFHDTANAVATVIYTRAMKAQFAVVMAGVFNFLGVLLGGLSVAYAIVHLLPTDLLLNVSSAHGLAMVFSMLLAAIIWNLGTWYFGLPASSSHTLIGAIIGIGLTNALLTDTSVVDALNIPKMVSIFLSLILSPIVGMVIAGVMVFLLRRFWNNSKKRKRVHLTPVDREKQDGKRKPPFWTRTALILSAIGVSFSHGANDGQKGIGLIMLVLIGVAPAGFIVNINASGYDISRTRDSVINLQEYYLQHGAALGHVIDLSPPLIPTEEKSIPADENGATEFYCDSSRVMMAIEQTQNLLNNLKSYEQLSAYDRGKTRRLLMCIADTMDRVIKLPETQFDDKRYLSNLRKDLLQTVEYAPIWIIVAVALALSLGTMVGWKRVATTIGEKIGKRGMTYAQGVSAQVTAALSIGVASYTGMPVSTTHVLSSAVAGTMIVDGGGVQSKTVKNILLAWVLTLPVSLLLSGALYWLALKLI